The genomic window TCGTCGTCTCCCACACGAACCAACCGCCGACTGGACCGCGCAGTTCGACCTGCTCGCCGACCTCGAGAACCCCGGTCAGGTACGGGGAGACCTCACCGTCGTCGACTGTCTGGATCGTCAGGGCGACGGTGTTACCGGCTACTGGAGTAGCTATCGAGTAACTGCGTTGGGCGCTGTAGCCGTCCTCCGCCGTCAGGCGAACGTCCACATGCTGTCCGGGTTTGTGACCGGGCCAGCCCTCCACGTCGAAAACAAGTGTCTTCGCGGTCGACGTCTCGGCGTAGCTGGCGACCAGGGTCGCTACAAGCCAGTTCAATCTCCCTGATACCTCTGCTCTTGCCAGGGATCCCCGTAATCGTGGTACCCGTTGCGTTCCCAGAATCCAGGTTCGTCGCGATGGAGGAGCGTCAGCTTTTCCACCCACTTGGCGGATTTCCAGAAGTACAGATTCGGCACCAGTAGTCGGGCCGGTCCGCCGTGCTCGGGATGCAACGGCTTGCCGCCGTATTCGTATGCAAGCCAGGCTTTTCCGTGACGAAGCTCGTCGAGTGGGAGATTGGTGGTGTATCCGTCGTGACTGTGCGCCATGACGTGCGTTGCCGTGGTCGCGACGCCGGCGAGCAGCGTATCGAGCGATACACCGCGCCACTGGGTATCCAACTTGGACCACTTCGTGACGCAGTGGATGTCGACGGTCGGCTTCTCCGCGGGAAGCGCGAGCATCTCATTCCAGTTCCACCGCTGCGTCTCGCCCATCTCGGAGACGATGCTGAACTGCCACTGCTCGGTGCGAACTCGAGGCGTCGGGCCGACGGACAACACCGGGAAATCCTCGGTCAGGTACTGGCCGGGCGGGGTACGCGCGTCGTTTCCGCGGCGCTTACCGGTGAACCCCTTCGAGACGATCGCCATCGCTACAGTCTCCTCGCGAACCCGACCTGCGACAACTCGGACGACGCGTAAGGTGCGAAGAACTACAGAATCTTCGACTTCCGGGGGACGAGACGTTCGATGGCCATCAGTATTCAGCGGGGCAAGAATTGGGATCTACGAGGTAAGAAGACGCTCATCACCGGCGCCGGAAGCGGCATCGGGCGTGCGACCGCCCTCGCGGCGGCGCGCGCAGGCGCAGAGCTGTATCTGACCGACATCAACGAGACCGGACTCAAGGAAACCGTCGACGCAGCAGGCTCGTCCGTTGCTTTGTCCTCTGCGTTCGACGTATCGGACTTCGAGGCCGTCTGCGCCTTCGCGTCCGATGTCCACGGCGGCGTCGACAGCCTTGACGTCGTCATGAACATCGCAGGAATCTCCGCGTGGGGAACCATCGAGAATCTTCAGCACCGGCACTGGAAGTCGATGATCGACGTCAACCTCATGGGACCGATACACGTGATGGAGAACTTCGTGCCGCCGATGGTGAGAGCCGGACGCGGAGGCCGCATCGTCAACGTTTCCTCTGCCGCAGGCCTGATCCCGCTGCCGTGGCACGCCGCCTACAGCGCAAGCAAATACGGCCTGCGCGGCGCGTCGGAAGTGCTGAGATACGACCTGAAGAGGCACGGCATCGGCGTCAGTCTCGTGGTTCCGGGCGGAGTGAAAACGGGCTTGGTGAACACCTTGGAGATCGCAGGCGTCGACCGCGACGACCCGCGGGTGCAGAAACTGCAGCACCGCTTCGAGGAACGAGCAGTCGAACCGGAGACGGTCGCCGACGCCATCCTCGTCGGCATCCAGAAGAATCACTATCTTGTCTACTCGTCCAACGACATTCGCTTCGGCTACTGGATGGCCCGCAAGTTCGCGCCCCCCTACGAGTTCGTGCTGCAGAAAGCGAACGACCAGTTCAGCAGGCTTCTGAAGAAGTAATCACAGGTCCACGTCGAGACGGCGCGCGCCCGGCCCTGCCTCGGCCAAGGCGTCTGCGGGGTTCGCGAGCGCGCAACTCGACAGCGACAGGCATCCGCAGCCGATGCATCCGGTCAGGTCGTCGCGCAAACGAATGAGCTGGGCGATGCGGTTGTCGAGATCGGAATGCCAGTGGCTCGACAACTTGGCCCAATCGCGCTTCGTCGGAGTCCGGCCCTCGGGTAGGTCGGTCAGCGCATCCTTGATCCGCGCCAACGGAATGCCGACCTTTTGTGAGATGCGGATGAAGGCAACCCGACGCAGTGTCTCGCGCTGGTATCGGCGCTGGTTACCGGACGTGCGGCGGCTCGTGATCAGGCCTTGCTTCTCGTAGAAGTGCAGCGCCGACACCGCCACTCCGCTTCGTTCGGACAGCTGGGCGGGTGTGAGCTCTCGGACCTTCCAGTCGGGCATCGGCACAGTTTATGCCGCCCGTTGATTTACACCGCACCCTGAATCTTGCCGACACTGCTGGCGACCGGCGCACTACGGTTGAGCGATGACCGCAGAACTCGGCGCGGACTCCGAAGTGGGGACGCTCCGCACCGTGATGCTCCACCGGCCCGGAGACGAGCTGAGGCGCCTCACTCCGCGCAACAACGATCAACTGCTGTTCGACGCCCTGCCGTGGGTTGCTCGGGCGCAGGAGGAGCACGACGCGTTCGCCGAGTTGCTGCGCGGGCGCGGCGTCGAAGTTCTGCTGTTGGCCGATCTTCTCACCGAGGCCATGACGGTCAGCGGCGCTGCGCGGATACAGGCGATCTCGGCAGCGGTGAACGAACGCAGGCTCGGCAGCGCGTTGGCGCGTGATCTGTCGACGCATCTTCGCGGCGTGCCTGCCTCCGAGCTCACTTCTGTTCTGACGGCCGGAATGACGTTCGACGAGCTGCTGGAGGCGGAGTCCGGAGAACCCGAATTGGGCGGTGCGTCGTTGGTTCGGCGTATGCATCACGGCGGGGATTTCGTCGTCGAGCCGCTGCCGAACTTGTTGTTCACGAGGGACTCGTCGTTCTGGATCGGAAATCAGGTTGCGATCACGTCGTTGGCGCTCCCTGCGCGGCTACGAGAAACCACGCTCACCGACCTCATCTACGCGTTCCACCCACGTTTTCGTGGTGCGCGGCGCGCGTACGAATCACGCACCGCGCCTGTCGAGGGTGGAGACGTGTTGTTGCTGGCACCGGGGGTGGTTGCAGTCGGAGTCGGCGAGCGTACGACACCGGCGGGAGCAGAAGCGTTGGCGCGCAGTCTGTTCGACGACGGACTCGCGCATACTGTCCTCGCGGTCCCGATCGCGCAGGAGCGTGCGTCGATGCACCTCGATACCGTCTGCACCATGGTCGACACCGACGCCGTCGTGATGTACCCGAACATCGCGCACACCCTGTCCGCCTTCACCATTCGTCGCGAGGACGCAACAGTGAGCATCCGGGGCGCCGACCCGTTTCTCGAAGCGGCCGCCGACGCGATGGGAATCGGCAAGTTGCGCGTCATCGACACCGGCCTCGATACCGTCACCGCCGAACGTGAGCAGTGGGATGACGGCAACAACACGCTCGCGTTGGCCCCGGGAGTCGTCGTCGCCTACGAGCGCAACGTCGAGACCAACGCGCGGCTGGAGGCGTCGGGCATCGAGGTGCTGCGGATCAGTGGTTCGGAACTCGGTTCGGGCCGCGGCGGCCCGAGGTGCATGTCGTGCCCGGTGGCGCGGGATTCGCTCCTGTGAGTTGTCGGTCGAGCGACAGCGCACCGTCATGTTTGTCGACGGCGCCGCGAGGGTAGGCGTTTTCGATGACTGATCGAAGAATTGTAATTGCCGGTGGACACGGACAAATCGCGCAACACCTCATCGGGGTGTTGACCGCACAGGGTGACCGCGCGGTTGCGTTGATCCGAAATCCGGAGCACGCCAACGCTGTTGCCGCCCTCGGCGCGTTGCCGGAGGTGATCGACCTCGAAACGGCGTCGGTCGACGACGTCGCGGCGCTGCTGCACGACGCCGACGGTGCGGTGTTTGCGGCGGGTGCAGGCCCATCAGGCGGGATCGAGCGGAAAGACACCGTCGATCGCGGTGCGTCGGTTCTGCTCGCGGATGCGGCCGAGAAGGCAGGCGTGGCGCGGTTCGTCCAGGTCAGTTCGTTCGGAGCGGGGGAGCCCGTGGCCGACGACGCCGGGGACACCTGGAAGGCCTACATCGAGGCGAAAACCGCGGCGGAAGAGGATCTGAAGGCTCGAACGAAGTTGGAGTGGACGATTCTGCGACCGGGCGGACTGACCGACGACGAAGCGAGCGGTCACATCGCACTGTCGACACCGCCGTTGGATCGTGGGACCGTACCGCGCGCCGATGTCGCTGCCGTCATCGCGGCGCTGCTCGAGGCACCGTCGACGATCGGCAAGACCGTGATGTTGACGTCGGGCGAGACGACCATCGAGGATGCGATCGCCGCAATCTAGGCAGCAGCGGAGTGTAGACATTCCAGCATGCGTATTCACATCGATCCGGCGTCGAAGACGCCGCTGTTCGAACAACTCCGTGCTGGAATTCTCGACCTCGTGCGCACGGGAGAGCTGATTGCCGAAACCAAGATCCCCACGGTGAGGGGTCTGGCCGAAGAGCTCGGGGTCGCGCCCCACACCGTCGCGAAGGCCTACAAGGAGCTCGAAGCGCAGGGCGTCATCTCCGCTCGCGGGAGACTGGGGACGTTCATCGCGTCGGGCGGCGACCCGACGGAGGACAGCGCGGCGAGGGCGGCGGTGGCGTACGTGGCAGAACTGCGGGCCCTCGGCCTGTCGGACGATCGCATTCGAGGGTACGTCGACACGGCTTTAAGTTGACGCTTCAACCGTGATGTGTCAGGGTGTCCTCGTCCCATTGTCGTGCCCGAAGGATCATCCATGAACTCGACCATCTTCCGCGACATCGCAACCCTCGTGGCCCGTATCGGCCTCGGCGTCGTCTTCATCGCTCACGGCTGGCAGAAGCTCAACACCAACGGCCTCGAGGCGACCAAAGCAGGCTTCGAAGGCATGGGTGTCCCGCTGCCTATCGTCTCGGCGTACTTCGCCACGTTCGTCGAACTGGTCGGCGGTGTGGCTCTCGTTCTCGGTATCTTCACCCCGATCATCGGGATCCTGCTGTTCCTCGACATGCTCGGCGCATTCCTCTTCGTGCACTACGACCTGGGTGTTTTCGTGTCCGAGGGTGGATACGAACTCGTGGTCGCGCTCGGTGTCGGTTCGCTTCTGCTCGCAGCCGTCGGTGCCGGACGCTTCAGCCTCGACGGCGTGTTCGGGGGCAAGACCAGCTTCGCGAAGGCGCGCGCATAACCCATTTCGCAGATGAACCCTGGGATCGCTGGATTGCGTTGCCGTAAATATGTACCCGTTACCGGGCAAACATTCGCTCGGTAGTGCTTAGGTTACGTATGGCTACGAATACCGAACGATCTCAGGGTTCACTCGGTCGAGAAGGTCCCGACAAGAATTTTCTTCCCGACGGGCAAGGCCCCCGTACCGACTTCATCGTCTTCGGTATCACCGCAGCGATCACGGCTGCAATTCTGATCTGGGGTTTGGTCGCCGCAGACTCACTCGAATCGACCACCACCTCGATACTCGGCTGGCTCGTGACGAACATCGGTTGGCTGTTCATCATCGCAGCCTCGGGTTTCGTCATCTTCTCGATCTATCTGGCCGTCAGCAAATTCGGTCAGATCCCACTCGGAAAAGACGGCGAGAAGCCCGAGTTCCACACCATCAGCTGGATCGCCATGATGTTCAGTGCGGGCATGGGCATCGGCTTGATGTTCTTCGGTGTCGCAGAGCCGTTGTCGCACTTCGTAAGCCCACCGCCCGGATCCGACGGGACCATCGGTGCCGCGCTGGCAACGACGATGTTCCACTGGAGTCTTCACCCCTGGTCGATCTACGCAGTCGTCGGGCTCGCCGTCGCGTACGGAACGTATCGCAAGGGCAGAAAACAGCTGATCAGCTCAGCGTTCATTCCGCTGCTCGGGCGTCGCGCCGACGGTCCGATCGGCAAGGTCATCGACATTTTGGCGATCTTCGCGACGATGTTCGGTACCGCAGCCTCTCTCGGGCTGGGAGCGTTGCAGATCGGGTCCGGGTTCGAGGTTCTCGGCTGGCTCGGTGAGTCCGGCACGCTGCTCCTCGTGGCGATCGTGGCACTGCTGACGCTGGCGTTCGTGGCGTCTGCGGTCTCGGGCGTCGCCAAGGGAATTCAGTGGCTCTCCAACATCAACATGGTTCTCGCGCTCGTCCTGGCCGTCTTCGTGTTCGTCCTCGGCCCGACAGTGCTGATCCTGAACTTGATTCCGACCACCATCGGCGACTACTTCGCCGAGCTCGTACACATGTCCGCTCGGTCGGCGGCGTCGGGAGACGGCGGCGAAACGGCAACCTGGTTGTCGTCGTGGACCATCTTCTACTGGGCGTGGTGGGTCTCCTGGACGCCGTTCGTCGGCATGTTCCTCGCACGCATCAGCCGTGGCCGCACCATCCGTGAGTTCGTCATCGGCGTCATCCTCGTCCCGAGCACGGTGAGCCTGGTGTGGTTCTCCATCTTCGGTGGTGCGGGAATCGCGGAACAGCAGAACGGAATCGACCTCGCCGGACGAGACAGCAGCGAATCCCAATTGTTCGGCATGCTCGAAAACCTGCCCATCGCAGGCATTTCCAGCGTGTTGGTGATGGTGCTCGTTGCGATCTTCTTCGTCTCGGGTGCCGACGCAGCGTCGATGGTCATGGGAACGTTGAGCCAGCACGGCACCATGGAACCGAGCAGGTGGGTAGTGGTGTTCTGGGGCATCCTCACCGGCGGTATCGCCGCGCTGATGCTCTGGACCGGTGGTGCCGATGCGCTCAACGGACTTCAGACGATGACGATCATCGCGGCCGCACCGTTCGTCCTCGTGATGATCGGATTGTGTGTCTCGCTCTACAAGGATCTGTCGAAGGATCCACTGGTGGTCAGCGTGGCCAAGCCGAAGAAGCTGCGAGGCAAGGTCAAGCACACCTAGTCGGGCATCAGCGCCAGCTCGGCAACCAGAGCTGGCGTTGCCACAGATCAGGTGTGATGGGCATCCCGGTCAGGATGGGCCACAACCACACGAAATTCGCGACGACGAGGCCGAGGTAGAGGCACACCAGGAGAAGTCCGGTGCCTCTGCGCTCGGCCGACGCGCGTGCCCGGCCGATTATCTGGCCGAGGATCAGTGCGAAGCCCATGATCATGAACGGAGCGAGCGCAACGGCGTAGAAGTAGTACATCTGGCGATCGAGCGTGGCGAACCAGGGGAGGTAGGCGGCACCGTAGCCGGTCAGCACCACGGCAAATCGCCAGTCCCGACGCACCAGCATCATCCACATGCACCACAGCAGCATCGGGACCGCGAGCCACCACATCGCAGGTGTGCCGATGAGCATGATCGCCTTGACACACGAGCCTGCCGAGCAGCCCTGCACGTTGTCGCCCTCGGCGAAGTAGTACAGCATCGGGCGAAGGCCCATCGGCCACGTCCACGGCTTGGACTCCCACGGGTGGACGTTGCCGGCCGAGTTCGTCAGCCCCTCGTGGAACTTCAGGACATTGCCGCTGTAGTACCACAGTGATCGCAGCGCGCCCGGCACGAAGGAGAACGGCCCGCCGGTGCCGATCTGATTCCCGACGGCATGGCGGTCGACACCGTTCTCGCTCGCGAACCACCCCGAATAGCTGCACAGGTACACGATCACCGGAATGACGACGAGCGCGTACAGGGCAGGACCGACATCGCGAACGGCGGTCCCGATCCACGGCCGCTGCACACCGTATGCGCGGCGGGCAGCGACGTCGAAAGCCACGGACAGCAGTCCGAAGAATGCAATGAAGTACAGGCCGGACCATTTGGTGCCGCAGGCGAGGCCCAGCAGAACACCCGCGCCGAACCGCCACCACCGAATGCCGAGACGAGGACCGAATCCGCTTGCCGCCATACGGCCTTCGCTGCGAACGATCGCCATTCGTCGTCGAACATCGTCTCGGTCCACGACGAGACAGCCCATTGCAGCCGTGACGAAGAACGCCAAGAAGATATCGAGCATTCCGATCCGCGACGACACGAACAGAACACCGTCGGCGATCATCAGAATTCCGGCGATGGCACCGACGAGAGTCGAACGAGCCAGGCGCCGCACGATGCGAATGACGATCAGCACCAACAGAGTTCCCGCGAGCGCGGCCGAGAATCGCCACCCCCAGCCGTTGTATCCGAAGATCGCTTCGCCGACCGCGATCAGTTGCTTGCCGACCGGAGGGTGAACGACGAGTCCGTAGGCGGGGTTGTCCTCGATTCCTCCGCCGGTCAGCACTTGCCAGCCCTGGGGTGCGTAGTGCTTCTCGTCGAACACCGGGGTACCCGCATCGGTCGGATACCGAAGCATCGCGAAACGCGTGATTGCCGCGATCGCAGTGATCACCAGTGTGACGATCCAACCCCGTCGGCGATCGGTGTCGCGGTAGTAGTCGGCCGCAGGTGCACTCGGGCCGGGACTGACGACGAACCGCTCGGTCAACAAGGCCACGTACCGATCGTAGGGGCAGGCCCCAGGTTCCAGGCGACGGGAGTACGAGAGACTGTAGAGATGTTGATCCTTGCCGCCACCCCGATGGGCGATGTCGGCGATGCGTCCCAGCGACTGCGCGACGCATTGGCCACGGCCGACGTCGTCGCAGCCGAGGACACCCGCCGGACCAAACAGTTGGCGTCGGGACTCGGGGTGACGATCACCGGCAAGGTGGTCAGCTTCTACGACCAGGTCGAGACCGCTCGTCTCCCCGGGCTGGTCGAGGCGGTTCGCGACGGCAAATCGGTCCTTCTCGTCACCGACGCCGGCATGCCGTCGGTGAGCGATCCGGGATACCGGCTGGTCGCGGCGTGCGTCGAGGCTGATCTCCCCGTCACCTGCCTACCTGGGCCCTCGGCGGTCACGACGGCCCTCGCGCTGTCGGGTCTGCCGGTGGAACGCTTCTGTTTCGACGGGTTTCCACCGCGCAAGCAGGGCCAGCGCATCCGGTTCTTCGAGTCGCTGAAAACGGAATCCCGCGCCTGTGTGTTCTTCGAGGCGCCTCACCGCCTCGCTGCCAGCTTGGACGACGCCGTGGCGGTACTGGGGCCGGAACGCCGAGCCGCGGTGTGCAGGGAGCTCACCAAGACCTACGAAGAGGTCAAGCGCGGAACGCTGGGCGAGCTCGCTGCCTGGGCCGCGGAGGGCGTCCGCGGAGAGATCACCGTCGTGCTGGCCGGAGCCGTCGCGGTGGCGTCGGAACCGGAGGACCTCATCGACGACGTCGAGGAGCTGGTGGCGTCGGGCATGCGGTTGAAGGACGCATGCGCTCAGCTGGCGGTCGACGGCGTCAGCAAGCGTGAGCTGTACGAGGCCGTCTTGGCCTCGAGAAGCTCAGCCGACGACTTGCTGACGTAGACCTTCGGTCGCGGCGGCGAGGATGGTCTTGGTCCCCTTCTTCACGAGGAAGCCGGGGATCGGGATCTTCGGCTCGACCGTCAGGGAGAACTTCACGTGCGTTCCCTTGTCGGTCGGGGTGAGGGTGTATTCACCGTGCTGCGACTTCTGTTGAGACCCTTCGACCAGATCCCAGATGACCTTGTTCTCCGCCCACGTGTATTCGACGGTCTGCTCGTCGTTGATGCCGAGGATCGACACCGACATCTTCACGTGGTGGGGCTTGCCGTCCTCGAACGTGTCGACGATTTCGATCTTCTTGTGGACGGGCGACCACGCGGGTAGCCCTTCGACGTCCATGAGCACTTCGAGTACCGCTGCCGGCTCGGCTGCGATATCGACCTCTGTATCTGCGGTGACTGCCATGAGAACAAACGTAGCTCAGGCCGAGTCCTGGGCAACGGGAATCGCCCTACGGGACTTGACGAATCGTCCGATCTTTCGCAGAGCGCGGTGTGCTTCGGGTAGAAAATCCGCCGCCTGGAAGACGTGGACCTGGCCCTCCCACACTTCGAGTTCACAGTCGACACCGGCGGCGTCGAGTCGATCGGCCATCAGTTCGGCGTCGGCGAGCACCATTTCGGAGGACCCGGCCTGAATCAGCACCGGCGGTAGGCCGGTCAGATCTGCATCGACCGGC from Rhodococcus sp. P1Y includes these protein-coding regions:
- a CDS encoding sulfite oxidase-like oxidoreductase, with the protein product MAIVSKGFTGKRRGNDARTPPGQYLTEDFPVLSVGPTPRVRTEQWQFSIVSEMGETQRWNWNEMLALPAEKPTVDIHCVTKWSKLDTQWRGVSLDTLLAGVATTATHVMAHSHDGYTTNLPLDELRHGKAWLAYEYGGKPLHPEHGGPARLLVPNLYFWKSAKWVEKLTLLHRDEPGFWERNGYHDYGDPWQEQRYQGD
- a CDS encoding SDR family oxidoreductase codes for the protein MAISIQRGKNWDLRGKKTLITGAGSGIGRATALAAARAGAELYLTDINETGLKETVDAAGSSVALSSAFDVSDFEAVCAFASDVHGGVDSLDVVMNIAGISAWGTIENLQHRHWKSMIDVNLMGPIHVMENFVPPMVRAGRGGRIVNVSSAAGLIPLPWHAAYSASKYGLRGASEVLRYDLKRHGIGVSLVVPGGVKTGLVNTLEIAGVDRDDPRVQKLQHRFEERAVEPETVADAILVGIQKNHYLVYSSNDIRFGYWMARKFAPPYEFVLQKANDQFSRLLKK
- the soxR gene encoding redox-sensitive transcriptional activator SoxR — translated: MPMPDWKVRELTPAQLSERSGVAVSALHFYEKQGLITSRRTSGNQRRYQRETLRRVAFIRISQKVGIPLARIKDALTDLPEGRTPTKRDWAKLSSHWHSDLDNRIAQLIRLRDDLTGCIGCGCLSLSSCALANPADALAEAGPGARRLDVDL
- a CDS encoding arginine deiminase; this translates as MTAELGADSEVGTLRTVMLHRPGDELRRLTPRNNDQLLFDALPWVARAQEEHDAFAELLRGRGVEVLLLADLLTEAMTVSGAARIQAISAAVNERRLGSALARDLSTHLRGVPASELTSVLTAGMTFDELLEAESGEPELGGASLVRRMHHGGDFVVEPLPNLLFTRDSSFWIGNQVAITSLALPARLRETTLTDLIYAFHPRFRGARRAYESRTAPVEGGDVLLLAPGVVAVGVGERTTPAGAEALARSLFDDGLAHTVLAVPIAQERASMHLDTVCTMVDTDAVVMYPNIAHTLSAFTIRREDATVSIRGADPFLEAAADAMGIGKLRVIDTGLDTVTAEREQWDDGNNTLALAPGVVVAYERNVETNARLEASGIEVLRISGSELGSGRGGPRCMSCPVARDSLL
- a CDS encoding SDR family oxidoreductase produces the protein MTDRRIVIAGGHGQIAQHLIGVLTAQGDRAVALIRNPEHANAVAALGALPEVIDLETASVDDVAALLHDADGAVFAAGAGPSGGIERKDTVDRGASVLLADAAEKAGVARFVQVSSFGAGEPVADDAGDTWKAYIEAKTAAEEDLKARTKLEWTILRPGGLTDDEASGHIALSTPPLDRGTVPRADVAAVIAALLEAPSTIGKTVMLTSGETTIEDAIAAI
- a CDS encoding GntR family transcriptional regulator, with product MRIHIDPASKTPLFEQLRAGILDLVRTGELIAETKIPTVRGLAEELGVAPHTVAKAYKELEAQGVISARGRLGTFIASGGDPTEDSAARAAVAYVAELRALGLSDDRIRGYVDTALS
- a CDS encoding DoxX family protein, which gives rise to MNSTIFRDIATLVARIGLGVVFIAHGWQKLNTNGLEATKAGFEGMGVPLPIVSAYFATFVELVGGVALVLGIFTPIIGILLFLDMLGAFLFVHYDLGVFVSEGGYELVVALGVGSLLLAAVGAGRFSLDGVFGGKTSFAKARA
- a CDS encoding BCCT family transporter, producing the protein MATNTERSQGSLGREGPDKNFLPDGQGPRTDFIVFGITAAITAAILIWGLVAADSLESTTTSILGWLVTNIGWLFIIAASGFVIFSIYLAVSKFGQIPLGKDGEKPEFHTISWIAMMFSAGMGIGLMFFGVAEPLSHFVSPPPGSDGTIGAALATTMFHWSLHPWSIYAVVGLAVAYGTYRKGRKQLISSAFIPLLGRRADGPIGKVIDILAIFATMFGTAASLGLGALQIGSGFEVLGWLGESGTLLLVAIVALLTLAFVASAVSGVAKGIQWLSNINMVLALVLAVFVFVLGPTVLILNLIPTTIGDYFAELVHMSARSAASGDGGETATWLSSWTIFYWAWWVSWTPFVGMFLARISRGRTIREFVIGVILVPSTVSLVWFSIFGGAGIAEQQNGIDLAGRDSSESQLFGMLENLPIAGISSVLVMVLVAIFFVSGADAASMVMGTLSQHGTMEPSRWVVVFWGILTGGIAALMLWTGGADALNGLQTMTIIAAAPFVLVMIGLCVSLYKDLSKDPLVVSVAKPKKLRGKVKHT
- a CDS encoding dolichyl-phosphate-mannose--protein mannosyltransferase; the protein is MALLTERFVVSPGPSAPAADYYRDTDRRRGWIVTLVITAIAAITRFAMLRYPTDAGTPVFDEKHYAPQGWQVLTGGGIEDNPAYGLVVHPPVGKQLIAVGEAIFGYNGWGWRFSAALAGTLLVLIVIRIVRRLARSTLVGAIAGILMIADGVLFVSSRIGMLDIFLAFFVTAAMGCLVVDRDDVRRRMAIVRSEGRMAASGFGPRLGIRWWRFGAGVLLGLACGTKWSGLYFIAFFGLLSVAFDVAARRAYGVQRPWIGTAVRDVGPALYALVVIPVIVYLCSYSGWFASENGVDRHAVGNQIGTGGPFSFVPGALRSLWYYSGNVLKFHEGLTNSAGNVHPWESKPWTWPMGLRPMLYYFAEGDNVQGCSAGSCVKAIMLIGTPAMWWLAVPMLLWCMWMMLVRRDWRFAVVLTGYGAAYLPWFATLDRQMYYFYAVALAPFMIMGFALILGQIIGRARASAERRGTGLLLVCLYLGLVVANFVWLWPILTGMPITPDLWQRQLWLPSWR
- the rsmI gene encoding 16S rRNA (cytidine(1402)-2'-O)-methyltransferase, with protein sequence MLILAATPMGDVGDASQRLRDALATADVVAAEDTRRTKQLASGLGVTITGKVVSFYDQVETARLPGLVEAVRDGKSVLLVTDAGMPSVSDPGYRLVAACVEADLPVTCLPGPSAVTTALALSGLPVERFCFDGFPPRKQGQRIRFFESLKTESRACVFFEAPHRLAASLDDAVAVLGPERRAAVCRELTKTYEEVKRGTLGELAAWAAEGVRGEITVVLAGAVAVASEPEDLIDDVEELVASGMRLKDACAQLAVDGVSKRELYEAVLASRSSADDLLT
- a CDS encoding SRPBCC family protein translates to MAVTADTEVDIAAEPAAVLEVLMDVEGLPAWSPVHKKIEIVDTFEDGKPHHVKMSVSILGINDEQTVEYTWAENKVIWDLVEGSQQKSQHGEYTLTPTDKGTHVKFSLTVEPKIPIPGFLVKKGTKTILAAATEGLRQQVVG